Below is a window of Aerococcus viridans DNA.
CTATCTATCGGCCATTGGTTTAACCCAAGCGGATACGATTTTTATGGACCTACTGGCGGAAAATAATTATCTGGTTGATTTTGACCAGCTTGCCCAAGGGGACCGCGACCGCGCTAAGGTCATGTACCTGAATTACCCCAACAATCCAACGGGCGCTTTAGCCACGCCGGGATTTTTCGAGGACACGGTGGCTGTAGCCAAGGACAACAAAATTTTCGTGGTTCATGACTTTGCCTACGCTCCGTATGTTTTTGACCAGGCACCCCCCCTATCATATCTTGAAACCCCGGGTGCTAAGGCAGTTGGTCTTGAGCTATTTTCTCTATCCAAGCTTTACAACATTCCAGGTTGGCGCGTCGGTTTCGCAGTGGGTAACCCGCAAGTAGTCGGCTATCTGAACAGCTTGCAGGACCATACGACAGTTGGCATGTACGGGGCTATCCAGGAAGCCGTCGCAACCTTATTAGCGGACGAAGACCAAGACTTTACTAGCAAAATGAAAGCCACTTACCAAGCTAGACGGGACGCTGTCATTCGGGAATTTGACCAAGCAGACATTCAAGTGACGCCATCCAAAGGGACCATTTATCAATGGATGCAGACACCAAAAGGGGTGGATGCAGAAACTTTTGCCCGCGCAATCGCTGAAGATGGCCATGTGGGGGTGGCCCCGGGCAATGGTTTTGGGACGGCTGGCCAAGGGTATATACGGATTGGCTTAATCGCTGATACAGCCATTTTGCAAGAAGCGGCTAGACGGATTGCCCGCGTGTATAAACAATTTTAATACTATTTAATCAAATAGAGGAGAATGACAGATGAAGAAATGGACTAAAGGGTTGTTAACGGTATTAGGGACGGCGACACTTGTATTAGCTGGTTGCGAAAATCAAGCAAGTGAATCAACAGCTACTAATGAAGATGAGACGGCAACATCGGGCTTGCTAGAAGATGGCGTCCTAACGATTGGTGTCACAGCAGGTCCCCACGAAGAAATTTTTGAATTAGTAAAAGAAAAGGCAGCAGCGGATGGTTTGGATATTGAATTAGTGGTATTCAATGATTATATTGCACCAAATACGGCCTTAGCGGACGGTGAATTAGATCTTAACTCTATTCAAACTGGCCCTTATTTAGAAACCGTGATTGCAGATACAGGCTATGAATTTACACAGGCCTTCGAAAATATCACGATTCCAATGGGGGTATATTCTGAACAGTATGATACAGTAGATGAATTACAAGAAGGCGATACGATTGCAGTACCAAATACCCCTTCTCAAGAAGGGCGCGCACTTCTAGTATTAGAACGAGCTGGTGTGATTACTTTGCCTGAAGGGTTAGGTATTGCCGCTACAGTGGATGATATTGAAGAAAATCCATTGAATTTAAACTTTATTACCGGTGATCCAGCTCAATTTATCGCCCAATTACCGGATGTTGCAGCAGCGGGCATCAACTCAAACTACATCCTAGACGCAGGCTTATCAGCTGAAGAACTAGCCATTGCCATGGAAGATCCAGAAGATACCACATGGGTAAACTGGGTTGTATCACGTACTGAGGACGCCGAAGATCCCGTCATCGCGCAACTAGAAGAATATTATAAGACAGACGAAGTTAAAACCTTTATCGAAGAAACTTTTAAAGGTGCAGTAGTTGCTTCTTGGTAAAAAGTACAGCCGTTTTTATTCGACATTCATTGGTTTTTAGCTTATTCTTTACTTATAAGTATTGGAAGAGTTCAATGTTGAAGGAGCGATAAATATGCGACAAATTGCGATCCAGTTATGTTTCAACAACCAAGCTGAAGAAGCAGTTAAATACTACACTAAAATTTTTGACCAAAGTGAGATTACCCGTGAAATCCACTATCCAATGCCTAAGGGTGAAACTGTTGCTTACGATTTTACGATCGAAAATCAAGCATTTGCAGCTTTTAATGGGGGGACTGATTTTAAAATGAACCCCTCATTCTCCTTGATGATATCGCTAGATACTGCTGAAGAAGTAGATGCCTTATACGCCAAACTGGCAAAAGGTGGAAAAGACTTGATGCCTTTGGACGCTTATCCATTTAGTGACCGCTATGCTTGGGTAGAAGATCAATTTGGTTTATCATGGCAAATTATGCTGGCACCGGACGTGCCTAAAAACCATAAAATCCGTGTATCTCTATTGTTTGCCGGTCAGTATTGTGGCCAAGCAGAGCAAGCTTTAAAGGATTATGTAACTATTTTTCAAAAGGCAGCGCCAGGCCAGATCAATTATTACCAAGAAGGTGAAGCTCAAGATGCGCGTGCTAAGGTGAATTATGCCGAGTTAAATGTTGGCGACCAACAATTAGTCTTTATGGACCATGGTTTTGGTAGTGATGAAGAGTTTTCTGAAGCTATTTCCTTCCAAATCGTTGCTGGTGCACAATCAGAAGTAGATTATTACTGGGAAAAATTATCAGCAGATGAAAAAGCTGAGTCTATGGGTTGGTTGAAAGATAGTCACGGTATTTCTTGGCAAGTAGTGCCACAAGCCTATTTGCAAATTATGGAAACTGCCACTGAAGAACAAAAGAAACGTGTACTAGATGCATTATTTAAAATGAAAAAAATGGATGTAGCCCGTTTAGAAAATGCCAAATTTGGTATCGGCTAATAAGTAATTCGGAAGTGAGACCTATATCTATTGAGACATGGGTTTCTTTGATTACAAAGGGTTTTATTTTGGTTTAAAGATATTTCGATTATTCTATATATAGAAATACAATTTAGGAAGGGGTCTTTCGATGGAATTAGGTTTATCAGGAAAGGTAGCTATTATTACAGGGGCCAGCCGTGGGATCGGATTTGAGACGGCTAAGTCATTAGCGAGCGAGGGGGCTGACGTGACAATTGTCGCCCGTCGTGAGGATCGTCTCGTCGATGCTCAAAGAGCTATTCAAGAAATTACAGGTCGCAAAGTCCACTATGTCGTTGGGGACGTAACTGCCGAAGAAGATGCTAAAAAAGTAGTTGCTGAGACAATTGATCAATTTGGTCGTATTGATATTTTAATTAATAATGCGGGTGGATCGTCTGCCCATAGTTTCGATGCAGTCGACAATGCTGAATGGCAACGAGACTTGAATATTAAAGTTTTTGGTGTAGTGAATTTTACCCGTGAAGTGTTGCCATATTTTAAGAAACAAAATTCAGGCGCTATTGTGAATTTAACCGCTATCGCTGGTAAAACTCCTCCAGCTAATTCATTACCAACGTCAACTAGCCGTGCTGCTGGTCTTGGCTTAACAAAGGAATTAAGTAAAGAATTAGGTGAGTATAATATTCGTGTGAATGCTGTCTCTATTGGTTTAGTGCGTAGTGAACAAATCGAAAAACGTTGGCAAGACAACGCTGCTGATCAAACTTGGGAAGAATTTTCTAAAAGCCAATCAGCAGATACACCTTTAGGTCGTATTGGTGAAACGGTGGAAGCTGCTAATGCCATTACTTTCTTAGTATCTGATGCAGCTTCTTATATTTCAGGTGTGGCACTCAATATTGATGGTGGTGCGGCTTCAGTCATGTAAATATGTTCTACGGGTAACGTGCTTTGTAGGAGAGGATGTTGAAATACATGAAGAATGTATATAGTATCAATATTATCAAACAAGCGCATAATGTGGACGATGGAAGTCCGCGTCATTCCTATGAAAACCAGATACTACTCTATCATTTGGATGAAGACATGCCAAAAGAAGAATTGATTCGTTTTATTAAAGAGGATAATTTGGAAGAACCCTACGAAGTGGTTGAAGGCACTTCAATCCAATGGGCGGTTGCTAAAGTGGTTGATGTTTTTGAAGTTTTAGGACTTGAAGGTCAATTTGACGAAGGACAAGAGGTATATAGTAGATTTTTCCCGGATGACTATGATTTAGCGGTTATTTTAGAAAAGTATTTCCCAGATTATGTGTTTGAGGATGCAAAAGAATAAACGTCTAGGTTGATTATCAGTGAGATAGATTAAAAAAGGAAAAGGTTTAACCCTTTTCCTTTTTGCGTCCAAATAGGATTTGTAAGTCGATGGTTATACCGTCTAAAGTCATGGCTTCTGTAACTTGGTCTTCACTGGCGTGCCACATTAACGGTGTCATTTGAATTAAATCGCGTAACTGCTCTTTATTTAATGGTCGATATTGTTGGTAGTGGCTATGACCAAAGTCATTGAAGGCTACTTTAAATTTAGAGATGGATGCAGAAGCGT
It encodes the following:
- a CDS encoding aminotransferase class I/II-fold pyridoxal phosphate-dependent enzyme, with the protein product MVDFQPSNSFQSLPSQYFSSLTAAISNLKSRYDDVIDLAVGTPDLPAPQALKEALRSAIDNPKYDRYGPYRGEDLLKQAVAKFYHHQFGVDIDPETEVALFHGSKEAIMKVSQVLVNKGDGILLPNPTYPDYLSAIGLTQADTIFMDLLAENNYLVDFDQLAQGDRDRAKVMYLNYPNNPTGALATPGFFEDTVAVAKDNKIFVVHDFAYAPYVFDQAPPLSYLETPGAKAVGLELFSLSKLYNIPGWRVGFAVGNPQVVGYLNSLQDHTTVGMYGAIQEAVATLLADEDQDFTSKMKATYQARRDAVIREFDQADIQVTPSKGTIYQWMQTPKGVDAETFARAIAEDGHVGVAPGNGFGTAGQGYIRIGLIADTAILQEAARRIARVYKQF
- a CDS encoding MetQ/NlpA family ABC transporter substrate-binding protein, with the protein product MKKWTKGLLTVLGTATLVLAGCENQASESTATNEDETATSGLLEDGVLTIGVTAGPHEEIFELVKEKAAADGLDIELVVFNDYIAPNTALADGELDLNSIQTGPYLETVIADTGYEFTQAFENITIPMGVYSEQYDTVDELQEGDTIAVPNTPSQEGRALLVLERAGVITLPEGLGIAATVDDIEENPLNLNFITGDPAQFIAQLPDVAAAGINSNYILDAGLSAEELAIAMEDPEDTTWVNWVVSRTEDAEDPVIAQLEEYYKTDEVKTFIEETFKGAVVASW
- a CDS encoding VOC family protein, which produces MRQIAIQLCFNNQAEEAVKYYTKIFDQSEITREIHYPMPKGETVAYDFTIENQAFAAFNGGTDFKMNPSFSLMISLDTAEEVDALYAKLAKGGKDLMPLDAYPFSDRYAWVEDQFGLSWQIMLAPDVPKNHKIRVSLLFAGQYCGQAEQALKDYVTIFQKAAPGQINYYQEGEAQDARAKVNYAELNVGDQQLVFMDHGFGSDEEFSEAISFQIVAGAQSEVDYYWEKLSADEKAESMGWLKDSHGISWQVVPQAYLQIMETATEEQKKRVLDALFKMKKMDVARLENAKFGIG
- a CDS encoding SDR family NAD(P)-dependent oxidoreductase gives rise to the protein MELGLSGKVAIITGASRGIGFETAKSLASEGADVTIVARREDRLVDAQRAIQEITGRKVHYVVGDVTAEEDAKKVVAETIDQFGRIDILINNAGGSSAHSFDAVDNAEWQRDLNIKVFGVVNFTREVLPYFKKQNSGAIVNLTAIAGKTPPANSLPTSTSRAAGLGLTKELSKELGEYNIRVNAVSIGLVRSEQIEKRWQDNAADQTWEEFSKSQSADTPLGRIGETVEAANAITFLVSDAASYISGVALNIDGGAASVM